From the Sulfuriferula nivalis genome, the window GTTGAATGATGCTGAGTCCTGCGAACTGGCTCATGCGATGAATAAGTAGTAAGTTTAAATTCACCCACAGTATGCTCAAGTGCCTGTGCCTGATCTTGCAGACTTTGTGCTGCGGCGGCGGCTTGTTCAACCAACGCCGCATTCTGTTGCGTTGTTTCATCCATTTCTGAGATTGAACGATTAATTGTGCTAATACCTGAGTTTTGTTGTGTAGAAGCTGAGTAAATGGAATCAAGTAAATCTGTAAACAACCCGACCACTGTTAAAATCTCTTCCATATTGTCACCGGCTTCTTCAACTAACTGTGTACCGTCTTTAACTTTATGTACAGATTCAGTAATCAATGTTTTGATTTCTTTAGCTGCTGCGGCACTACGCTGCGCAAGGCTGCGAACTTCACCCGCTACCACAGCGAAACCACGCCCCTGCTCACCCGCACGAGCCGCTTCAACTGCTGCGTTCAATGCAAGAATATTGGTTTGAAAAGCGATACCTTCAATAACACTAATGATGTCTACGATTTTACGTGAGCTGGTGCTGATTTCACTCATGGTACTGACAACCTTTGCCATGGTCTCACCACCAGATTCACACATTTCGCGTGTAGTTGCAGCAACTTTTTGTGCATGATGAGCATGTTCGGTAGTTTCTTCTACCATTTTAGTCATTTGCTCAGTTTCAGTAGCGGTGATAGACAAAGAGTTAGCTTGTGACTCGGTACGATTAGATAAATCAGTATTACCAATAGCGATTTCCTGGGCTGCAGATGAAATTGTTTCCGTACCTTGACGAACCTGAGTCACAATATCATTAAGACCAATCTGCATAGTCTGCATGGTTTGCATTAACACACCGATTTCATCAGTAGAAGTTACTGGGATTTCTTGGCTCAGATCACCTGCAGCGATACGCTCAGCCGCAGCGACTGCAGCACTCAGTGGGCGTGTAATAGCGTGTATCAACCACCATGCCAAGGCCGCTGCAAGAGTGATACTGACGGTCATAAGAAACCCGACCAACCACATCACCATATGATAACGTGACTGCCCAAGCTCATATACCGTCTTCACTTCATCAAGTTGCGCTGAAGTTAACACGGCTGTACTTGTTGCATATTTATATATGTCATTACTTGTATCATTTGACATGGATAAAAAATGCACCCCCATGTACCCACCTATCAGAAGGGCCACTGCCAAAAATGTAACGACACTGATAAGCTTAGCTTTAATAGTCAGATTGTTTAACAAAATAGTCTCCTCAGCATTACGTTCAATAACGGAATATACCCCTATCCCGTCCTAATTATATTTAGCCAGTATTTCGCGTATGGTTGCAGCGAGTTCTTCTGCCACGAACTTGGCAACATAACCATCTGCCCCAACATTCTTGACATGGTCTTCGTTGGCAGTGCCTGTTAGTGATGAATGAATCACGACAGGAATATTACGGAAACGTTTGTCTTGCTTAATGTTACGCGTCAGGGTGAAACCATCCATTTCCGGCATTTCCAAGTCGGTCAGCACCAGCGCAACTTTGTCCTGTACCGTATGCCCTTCAGCTTCCGCCTGTTTGGCAATCGCAGCTAGCATATCCCAGGCTTCTTTACCTGATTTGGTCATCACGAAAGGGATGCCCATCGCAGCCAAGCCCTGCTCTATCATAGAGCGCGCAACCACAGAGTCATCCGCAGCAAGTAGTATCTTGCCTGGTTTAAGCTGGATTTGTGGCCCTATGGTCGCAGGATTAACCGCATCTTCATCATCACCGGTGAGTCTGCGTAATATGGTTTCTACGTCCAGCACTTGTACCAGTCGTGAGTTATCTACATCACCATCCAGTCGGGCAATACTGGTGACCATGCCATCTGCACAGTTGGCTTCAGCAGATAAAACCTGACCCCAGTCCAGACGCGCAATGTCTTCAACCGATTCGACTGCAAAGGCTTGTGTAGTACGCGCGAACTCGGTGACAAGCATGATATTCAAGCCGGTTTCAGGGACGCGATTAACGATGGCGGGCAGGTCATAGACGGTTATGACTTGACCACGCAAGTTGATTATCCCCAGCATATGCTGCGGTGCACCAGCTACTGCCGTAATCGCAGGCATGGCTACGATCTCGCGTATCTTGAAAACGTTAATGCCAAATAACTCAGAACGCCCACTGATTGCGTCTTTGCCTAATTGAAACAGCAATAACTCAAATTTGTTGCTACCCGTCAGGTTCGTGCGTTCATCTATTTCTTGCTGGACTGATTTCATTGTGTTCACCTTGCGTTAAATCTCGCTTTAAATACCAGCCGAACGGCGCAGTGCCATGATTGCTGTTGATACATTATTGGATGCTTTTGCATAAGCAGTACCAGAATCCAGTGCCTTGGTTGCTTTTGCATAATCTTCAGCATTAATCATATAAGCGACTTTTCCGGCTTCTTTGTGGAATTGCGCGTGTGCTGATACTACCTTATCAAATTCAGGTAAGCGACCAAATTGTGATTTGCCTTCGCCATATAACCATTTGCCTAAGCCACAGCAATTGTCAGCTGATAAGGTGGCAGCATCTACTTCGGTTTTTTGCAGTATGGCAGTACGCAGTTTGTTTTTCCATTCCCCGTGTGCGGCAATTGCGGTATTAATATCGAATGGCGTCGATGCTGCAGGTAAGTGTTTATGCCCATGATTCTGATGCAGCTGACCTGGGCGTGGGGTGATATTTTTAGGAGATGAACCCAGGCGACTATGTGATGAGGTGCTGGTTAATTGGAACTGGTTGACCAGTTCTTCCAAATGCCCTGCCTGATCCTGCAAGGATTTAGCTGCCGCTGCTGCCTGCTCTACGAGAGCAGCATTCTGCTGGGTAGTTTCATCCATTTGCGTAATCGCATTGTTGACTTCTTCTATGCCCTGACTTTGTTCACGGCTGGCGGCGCTGATCTCACTCATGATGTCGGTAACGCGTTGTACGCTGTTGACGACTTCGTCCATGGTACTACCTGCCTGGGCGGCTTGTTTGTTACCTTGTTCAACTTTATCTACTGAGTCATCAATCAGGGCTTTGATTTCTTTTGCTGCTGCAGCACTACGTTGGGCAAGACTACGAACTTCAGTTGCAACCACGGCAAAGCCACGACCTTGTTCACCTGCACGCGCTGCTTCAACTGCGGCGTTGAGGGCGAGGATGTTGGTCTGGAAGGCGATGCCATCAATGACACCAATGATGTCGGCGATTTTGCGGGCAGATTGATTAATTTCACCCATGGTGTTGACTACGTCAGACACCACTGCACCACCCTTACTGGCCACTTGGGATGCGGTTTCTGCCAGCTGGTTGGCTTGGCGTGCATTGTCTGCATTCTGCTTAACAGTGCTGGTCAGTTCTTCCATTGCTGAAGCGGTTTCTTCCAGTGAGCCTGCCTGCGCTTCTGTGCGGTTCGATAAGTCCAGGTTGCCTGCGGCGATTTCACTAGATGCTGACGAAATCGAAACAACACCACTGCGGACATCAACTATTAGCGCCTGTAAATTGGTACGCATATCCCGTAAAGCATCAAATAAGCGACCTAATCCATCTTTACCATGAAAATCAATAGCAACAGATAAATCACCTTTGGCAATCTGATTAGTCACTGCAATTGCTGCTCGCATAGGCGTAGTGATACTGCGCACAAATACGATACCAATAAGGAATCCAAATATAGCACCTACTAATAGCAATACTATAGTTGCCGTCATTGCATATTCCCAACCAGAAAAGGCAAGTAATGCAATAACTATCATAAACAAATACGCTAACCCAAAGGCTAGTGTTAAGCGTGTCCCAATTCCTATATTATTCACGTCTCAATCCCCCACAACAAACTTCAATCACAATTAACAAAACTATCAACACTTCATAAGTTCAATCTAAAAATCATCACACTCAGCTAACAAATTCCTGTCATTTTTTCCAAATCAAACCCCCACTTTGCAACATCCTCAATATTTTCAATACTATCCTGTGTATGGGACATATCAATCAACTCCATGGGAATACCGGCATTTGAACGCGTAGAAAAAAACACTTTGACTATCGGTTTTAATAAACTTTTTTTGGATTGATCTGCTACCACACCTAAACGACCTGACTTAAGCTTCAGCAGAGTACCCACTGGGTAAATACCAATTGTGCGCACGAAAGCCTGAAATATAGTTTCATCAAAATGACCCTTTTGCCACTCAGCCATTTTGCGAATTGCATCAGCTGGAGCCCAACCCGCTTTATAGCAACGATCCGAAGTTATCGCATCATATACATCGCACACAGCGCCCATTCGCGCTGCTAGTGATAAGGCATCACCAGACAATTTATCTGGATAACCTGCCCCATCCACACGCTCATGATGATGACGACATACATCACGAGCAACCTCATCTGCTGCAGGGCATTGCTGCAAGATTTCCCAACCACGTAATGGATGAGACTTAACCAGCTCAAACTTAGATTCAGACAATTTACCTGGCTTATTCAGCACTACGTCTGGTATGGCAACTTTACCAACATCGTGCAACAAGCCAGCCATGCCCAATGACTTTAATTCATTACCCTCTATTCCCAGATTTTTACCGAGCGCTATCATTAGCGCACAGACAGCAACTGAATGAAGATAGGTGTAATCGTCTTTAGTTTTGAGCCTGACTAAACTTAATAACGCAGTATTGTTACGTGCAACGGACTGATTTATTTCGTCTACTAAATTTTCCATCTCATCCATGGGTAACGCCTTACCCATACGCACTTCTGCAAACATTGCAACAATAGCTTGCTTACCTTGTTCTTTTATTTTTCTGGCTCTATCTAATTCTTGATCTAACGTTAACTTTGCTACCACAACCTGCTCAGATTTAGTTTGTGCTGCCAGCAATACTTCTTCAGTCTGTTTGGCAACATCCGAATCAGAAACCGCACTTGCAATATGCAATGGCACATCCAAACCTTTTGCCGTGTCTATCCATACCTCCTGAATATTGCTTTGTTTCAATGAAACCAAATCATTTTGATCTTCAAGTTTAAACGACTTTTTCCAAAAAGGATGATCCATCCAGCTACCACAGAGCTCATCTACATACATCCCCAGAATGAGATCTCGCACACCAATTCTTTTACGCATAATTAATCTCCCATAAACATTACAGATTAGAAATCACTATGCAATATCACGTCATCTAGTCATCCAATAAAACTTAAAACTCTTCCCAGCCTTCATTGCTGGTTGATTTAGCAACTATCTTCTTACTCACACTCGCTGATGGCTTATTAGCAAGTTTAGTTTGACGTGCTGGAACATGACTATTCTGTACAGTTTTCATAGGTGCACGTTTCGAATTTAAACGACGACCACTGTCTTCAAGCTGAAACTGATTCACTAAGCCTTCCAGATTACCTGCCTGATCCTGCAAAGATTTGGCAGCTGCTGCTGCCTGCTCGACCAATGCAGCATTTTGCTGGGTGGTTTCGTCCATTTGCGTAATCGCATTGTTGACTTCTTCTATGCCCTGGCTCTGTTCACGGCTGGCGGCACTGATCTCACTCATGATGTCGGTAACGCGCTGAACGCTGTTTACAACTTCGTTCATGGTGCTGCCAGCCTGGGCTGCTTGTTTGTTACCTTGTTCAACTTTATCTACTGAGTCATCTATCAGCGCTTTGATTTCTTTTGCCGCTGCAGCACTGCGTTGGGCAAGACTACGAACTTCGGTTGCAACAACGGCAAAGCCACGGCCTTGTTCACCTGCACGCGCTGCTTCAACTGCAGCATTCAGTGCGAGAATGTTGGTCTGGAAGGCGATGCCATCAATTACACCAATAATGTCAGCTATCTTGCGTGCCGAGTCATTGATTTCGCTCATGGTATTAACCACATCAGATACCACTGCACCACCCTTACTGGCCACTTGGGATGCGGTTTCTGCCAGTTGATTGGCCTGACGTGCATTGTCTGCATTCTGTTTAACCGTGCTGGTCAGTTCTTCCATCGCTGATGCGGTTTCTTCCAGTGAACCTGCCTGCGCTTCTGTGCGGTTCGACAGGTCCAGGTTGCCTGCAGCGATTTGTGCCGAGGCTGAAGCGATAGATTCAGTACCAACGCGAACTTCGCCAACAATAGTAGAAAGATTGCTGTTCATATCATTAAGCGCAACCAGCAATTCACCTATTTCGTCATGACGCTTCACTGCGACATCCCTGTCCATACGCAAATCACCCGCAGCAACACGCTGCGCAACTTCAATAGCATGACGCAATGGAACAGAGATACTACGGATTATCTTCCAGCCAATAATCACTGCCAAACTTACTGAAAGAATAATAATGCCCCATAAAATGTAACTCATTTCAGCAACATCACTATTTGTCTTCGATGTGCTATCCAAAGCACGTTTTTGCAAATAATCTGTTATTGCCTTAGAATCATCCTGACCCTTGTTATACAAGGGATTAACTTCGTTTAACAACGTTGTTTCTGCAGCCGCCCATTGGTTCGACTGTATAGATGCCACAACCTGATTAACACCATCCTCAGCAAAACCATGAGTATCACTTACCCAAGTATCCATGAGTCGCTTTTCTTCAGGATCGGTAATTGAGGCTTGATAATTTTTTAAGATTTCGGTCAAACGTTTTTGTGCCACGCTAATTGCATCTAAATGCTTAGAGACTGGATGATCATGCAATTTACTTGTAGCCAACTCAGGATTATGTTGCAATGCCAATAACAATAGACTACGTTGTTCTTCCATACGGTATTTAATACGCACGGCATCAGCTTCATTTGCCTTATCGCTCAAGCTATGTTGCAACACAGCCACTCCACTACTTGCGCTATACATCCCTAGCCCGCCAACCAAAATCAGCAGCAATGTAAATGCTGAAAAAGCGATAATTAAGCGTGCCTTAATTGTAATTTCGTTAAACATTTATTACTCCTAGAAATGAAATTTATATTTTTATTTGTGCGACGATCAATCCACCAGTCCCATTTCATCGCTGGCCATCAGTTTTTCGATATCAATGAGGATGAGCATACGTTCATCCAACGCCCCCAGACCAATCAGATACTCTTCATCCAGAGAACTGGTCATGGCCGGTGCGGGGCGAATCTGATCCGGTGCCAAGGTAGTAACGTCAGATACGCTATCAACCACCATCCCTACAATACGACCATGGAAGTTGAGTATCACCACCACCGTAGTGTCTTCATAGCTGGCATCACCTAACCCAAACTTCAGGCGCATATCCACAATAGGAATGATTAAGCCACGCAGGTTAATTACGCCCTTGATAAAGTTGGGTACATTGGCAATACGAGTTGGCGGTTCATAGCCACGCAGTTCTTGTACCTTGAGGATGTCGATGCCATATTCTTCATCACCCAGGGTAAAAGCGAGGAATTCCTGTGTCACAACGGCTGTCTTGTCTATTTCCAGTGTGTTTTCTTGCATGCTGTCTTCCCTTAACCTAATGAACGCATTAATGCGCCCACATCCAAAATCAACGATACGCCACCGTCGCCCAAGATGGTGGCACCTGAAATACCAGGCACTTTGCGGAAGTTGGATTCCAGATTCTTAACCACGACTTGCTGTTGCCCGACCAGACCGTCTACCAGCAGCGCAGCCTTCTTGCCGTCAACTAGCAGGATGACGACGATGCCGTCTTCTGGTGAGTTGCAATGGGTATCAATGGAGAACTGTTCGTGCAGGTAGATCAGTGGCAGGTATTCTTCACGTACCTTGATCAGTCGTCCCTGTCCTGCAACTTCTTTCAATGCCACTGTTTCAGGCTGCAAGGATTCAATGACGTAGGCCAGTGGCACGATGTAGACTTCTTCACCAACCTTGACGGACATGCCGTCAAGAATGGCGAGGGTGAGTGGCAGGGAGATGCGCATGGTGGAGCCATTGCCACGCGTAGAACGGATGTCTACTGTGCCGCCCATGGCGGCGATGTTGCGTTTGACAACGTCCATGCCCACTCCGCGTCCGGAGACGTCGGTAACCACTTCGGCGGTGGAGAAGCCCGGGGCGAAGATGAGTTGCCAGACTTCGTCGTCAGGCATGTTGTCAGAAACGGGAATGCCTTGTTGTTCTGCTTTTTTCAGGATACGTTCACGGTTCAGCCCTGCGCCGTCATCACGAACTTCGATGACGATGTTGCCGCCTTGATGCGATGCAGCCAGAGTCAGTTTACCGGTTTCCGATTTGCCTGCTTCACGACGCACTTCCGGGGTTTCAATACCATGATCGACACTGTTACGTACGAGGTGGTTGAGCGGGTCGACGATGCGTTCTATGAGGCCTTTGTCGAGTTCGGTAGCTGCGCCCTGAGTGATGAAGTCTATCTTCTTACCCAGCTTGGCAGCCAGGTCACGCACCATGCGCGGGAAGCGGGAGAAGACGTAGTCCATCGGCATCATGCGGATGGACATGACGGATTCCTGCAGATCACGGGTGTTGCGGGCAAGCTGGTTAACGCTGTTGAGCAGGTTCTCATAAACCATGGGGTCAAGTACAGCGATGCGCTGGTCTATCATGGCCTGGGTGATAACGAGTTCGCCAACGAGGTTGATGAGCTGGTCGACTTTTTCTATGCTGACACGGATGGAGCTGGATTCGGCATTGCTGTTGGTGGCAGCTTTGTCTGACTCTCGACGCTGAGGGATAGGTGCAGCGTCTGCTGCGTGAGCAGCAACGGGCGTTGCAGCTTCTATCATGGGCTCGATTTCAACTTTGATTTCATCATCACCATCTGCGCTAGCGGGTGTTTCGTCAACAACCGCTGCGGCTGCAGGAGCTGCGCTGGCTTCGGTGATTTTGAGGGTGTCGATGTCGACCACGAATGAACAGACGGCGAAGATGTCGTCGGCACTGTTTTCGGTGACGAGGGTGAACTGGCTGCCACCATCACCGAGTGTGGCGTGTGTGACTTCACCCATGAGCGCAAGCTCGGTGGTGAGGGTGTCGATGTCGCGCTGCGAGGTGGCGGGCAGGTTGACGTGGTATCGGTGCATGCCTTCGGCCAGTGGTAGCTCTAATGTCAGATCAACAACAGGCGCTGCAACCGGTGCAGCCACAGCCGGCGCACTGGCAACGGCATTGCCGAGCTCGGACAGGCGGTTGAGGCGGTCGCTGACAGTTTTGACCTGGTCATGATCAATAGCCGCGCCGTGGCGGTGGCCTTCTATGAGCATGGTAAGTACGTCTTTAGCCGCCAGAAACGCGTCTACGTGTTCGGCAGTCAGGGTGATTTCGTTTTTGCGGATACGATCAAGCAAGGATTCCAGCACGTGAGTCATTTCTGTCATGTCGGTAAAACCGAATGTCGATGCGCCACCTTTGATCGAGTGCGCCGTGCGAAATACTGCGTTGAGGTCTTCTGTGTCCGGTGCGGATACGTCTATGTTGAGTAATAAGCGTTCTTTTTCTGCTAACAGCTCTGCTGCTTCATCAAAAAATACTTCATAGAATTGACTCATGTCTACTGTCATTATTTCCCCCTTCTGGCGTTCCTTAACACAGCTTTCCTACGCTGCTTTGAAAAGCTAGTATAGCCTTATATTTAGAGACTTTGGAGGAATTTTTTATAGCGAGGAATGTGCGAATATTTGCATATTCTGATGTTTCATAAACATTCGAACTATATGGATGCGCAAAGCTGCGCATCCATATAGTTCGAACAAAATGCAGAACGTTTAATTAATGTAATTAAACAAAGATAAGCTAGCGATTTTTACAAAAGATTGTTGAGCAGCTTGCAAAGTGGTTTGCTGCTGAGTCAAGCTCGTCACCGCTTTCGCGTAATCTAAATCTTGCAAATTAGATAAAGTTTGGCTGTACTGCACATCCCTATCAGAACCAGAAGTATCCAACGAAGACAATTCGTTAATTTTCGAGCCGGTTGATGCACGCGCCGTCAACACATTATCCAACGTTGCAGCTATATTGGTATTTGCAGTTTGTATACCCACAGTTAAGTCACTAACCGTATTAGGTGGCGTAATAGTCGTTACTGCACTGGGGTTGTCCAATAAATTTGCAAAATTGTTCAATGTTTTAAAAATATCTTGTGCATTGGTCTGAAAAATCGCCTGACCTGATTCACTAACACCAATTTGTGTTGAGTTGTCGACTTGTAATTGACGTTGCCCCTGGTCACCCACATAAGTGACAGTGCCAGGAGGTTGCTCAACAAAAGGCGCAGTAGTCGTATGGTAACCAGAAAATAAATAATGACCACTACCATCAGTTGCATTCGCCATTCCGACCAAATTAGTAAGCTGTGCACGTATATTCGTCGCCATAGCCGCGCGATTAGCATCGCTCATGTTAGGATCACCAGCACTCAACACCGTTGTCTTTAGGCTTTGCAGCATATCCGTAACACTAGATAGCGCTCCATCAACACTGGTCAGCGAGTCTTTAGCGTATTGTCGATTCACTGCAAATTGCGCATTAACCGCTTGTGACTGAGTCACCGTTAGCGCCTGTGCCGCCGCAATGGCATTATCAGAAGGTTTCAAAAAGCTCTTACCCGTTGCTATTTGCTGTTGTGTCGCATTCACAGCACTTTGCAAATTACTGATTTGAGTACCACTTAACTCATAAAGAATACTAGTACTTATACGCATGACACACCCCCTAAATTTATCCGCCGATGGTCAATAATGTGGAAAACAGCTGGCTTGCAATTTGCATAACCTTGCCTGCTGCTTGATATGCCTGTTGATACTGAAGTAGGTTGCTGGCCTCTTCATCTAAATTGACACCTGACAATGACTGTTGAGCCTGCGTCAAATTCGATAACGTCTGTGTTTCAGCATCGTTAGTTACTTTCAGTTCATTTGTTTTATTGCCAATAGTCGCAACTAATTGTGCAAAAACGTCCTGATAATTAGCCGTCCCACCAACCATCGTGTTGGTTGTTTGCAAAGCCCCTAGCAATACGGCATTTCGATTATCTCCAACGCCACCGGTATTAGGACCCACAGTAAATGTGTCAGCATTAGCGGGTGCGCCACTAATCATCATACTGATACCACCAAAACTGATCGTCGCACCTGCGGTGTAAGGCACGGGAGCACCTGCCGCATAAGTAGTGCTGGTTCCATTATTTGTCACCGTCACAGCTTGAGTAGCAGGGAATCCAGTTAACTGACCAGCAGCATAAGTCAAAGTTACTGGAGATGCCAATGGAGAGCCAAGATAACTCGCATCAATACTGCCCGCACTTATTTGGCCTGAGCCGGTATTAGAAGTGGGAGCTGCCGTTACGATAGGTGCAGCTGCTGCAAGCAATGATGGGTCGGTAATTTTAACCGCGAATGCCGAAGCACCATTTGCAGTTGGTCTTACCAGGAAATTATCACCGGTTGCAGGTACACCGGCAGTGTTGAAATCTACACCATCTACGGTTTGTGGGTTGGTAGTCAGTGGCGTCACTACACCATCAGACAACCTCGTTACTTGATAGCCCGTTCCATTGTAGTTGACAGAATAATCACTGGTTGTAAGCGCTGACACATTACTAATAGTTGCAGTTACCGTAGCCGTCCCTGTATTGCCATTATTCGCGGCTACAGAGGGTGTACCTACAGCAAAAAAATCCGTCCCTGGATTACCATTTAAATCTTGGCCTAAACGATGTTGAGCATTAAACGTAGTTGCTAACCCAATTGCTATCCTACCTAATGCATTCTCCGCAGGATCCAATGTCTGGCTACGAAAATCCAACAACCCACCCAAAGCACCACCTGAAAGGGCTGAACTACTCAGTATTGAGGTCGCACCATTAGCGTTATAAGCCACCATGGTCTGAGTAGGATCAGTTGGTGAAATTGCTGTGGTTAATTTAGATGTAGTTGAACCAACAACGAGCGCTTGGCCATTGCCAATAAACACATTGTATTGACCATCCTGCTGCTTCACGACAGAAGCCTTAATTTGCTTACTCAAGTCCAAAACCAGCTGATCCCGTTGATCCATTAAATCATTCGGTGGCTGACCAGCAGAAGTCGCTCCTTGCGCCAAAACAATGGACTGATTGAGCTGCGCTATCTGCGTTGCAAGCGAGTTGATCGTTCCAACACTGGTAGTAATCTGTGTATTAACTCCTTGGTTAATCTGATCAAGTTGCGAACTCATACTCTGGAAACTTGATGCCAGCGTACTCGCTGTTGAAATTGCAGTTTGACGAGCGGCAACAGAAGTTGGATTAGATGAAACGCCTTGTATACCATTAAAAAAGCTCTGCAGCGCTGGCGACAATCCTGAAGTGGAGTCCGACAGCATATTATCAATTTGAGATATTTGCGTGTAATAACTATCCAGCCCGCTTTGAGTTGTTTGCGATGCTCTGACTTGCGCAGCCTGAAAATCAGAGTAGATACGCTGAATATTACTAATATCAACACCACTGCCCACATAGCCATAGCCAAAATTTTGCGCAATAGCTGCACCCTGTATAACCACTTGCCGGCTATAACCCGGCGTCGCCGCATTAGCGATATTATGCCCAGTTACGCTGATACCTACCTGAGCCGCAGCTAAAGCACTTTGCCCTATACTTAATATATTAGTAGCCATGATAGTTTACTCTTAGACGTTACTTAGATTAGCGACATAGATATCTATAACTTTAACTTTTATCACAACAAGCACCGCTATCAAGCTAACGAAGAATTGATAATCTGTGTCAATTTATCTGCATAATGTGGATCGGTCGCATATCCAGCGCGCTGCAAACCTTGCGCGAAGCCCACAGCATCCTGACCACTGGCAATAACTTGTTGATATCTTGGATTGCTTTTTAACAAATGCGCATAATCACGGAACGAATCAGCATAACTGTCATATGCCCTGAATTTTTCCACACGGCGCTGTGCAACACCATCGACATATTCCGTTGTTACCGCATCTACGGTTTTACCCTGCCAGCCTGCTGTAGCTTTAATGCCAAACAGATTATGGCTAGTCGTTCCATCCGCATTATTAATTTCTTTGCGTCCCCA encodes:
- a CDS encoding HD-GYP domain-containing protein, with translation MRKRIGVRDLILGMYVDELCGSWMDHPFWKKSFKLEDQNDLVSLKQSNIQEVWIDTAKGLDVPLHIASAVSDSDVAKQTEEVLLAAQTKSEQVVVAKLTLDQELDRARKIKEQGKQAIVAMFAEVRMGKALPMDEMENLVDEINQSVARNNTALLSLVRLKTKDDYTYLHSVAVCALMIALGKNLGIEGNELKSLGMAGLLHDVGKVAIPDVVLNKPGKLSESKFELVKSHPLRGWEILQQCPAADEVARDVCRHHHERVDGAGYPDKLSGDALSLAARMGAVCDVYDAITSDRCYKAGWAPADAIRKMAEWQKGHFDETIFQAFVRTIGIYPVGTLLKLKSGRLGVVADQSKKSLLKPIVKVFFSTRSNAGIPMELIDMSHTQDSIENIEDVAKWGFDLEKMTGIC
- a CDS encoding methyl-accepting chemotaxis protein, encoding MLNNLTIKAKLISVVTFLAVALLIGGYMGVHFLSMSNDTSNDIYKYATSTAVLTSAQLDEVKTVYELGQSRYHMVMWLVGFLMTVSITLAAALAWWLIHAITRPLSAAVAAAERIAAGDLSQEIPVTSTDEIGVLMQTMQTMQIGLNDIVTQVRQGTETISSAAQEIAIGNTDLSNRTESQANSLSITATETEQMTKMVEETTEHAHHAQKVAATTREMCESGGETMAKVVSTMSEISTSSRKIVDIISVIEGIAFQTNILALNAAVEAARAGEQGRGFAVVAGEVRSLAQRSAAAAKEIKTLITESVHKVKDGTQLVEEAGDNMEEILTVVGLFTDLLDSIYSASTQQNSGISTINRSISEMDETTQQNAALVEQAAAAAQSLQDQAQALEHTVGEFKLTTYSSHEPVRRTQHHSTEEPVARQPQHEEIDSVGEEWQEF
- a CDS encoding methyl-accepting chemotaxis protein, whose amino-acid sequence is MFNEITIKARLIIAFSAFTLLLILVGGLGMYSASSGVAVLQHSLSDKANEADAVRIKYRMEEQRSLLLLALQHNPELATSKLHDHPVSKHLDAISVAQKRLTEILKNYQASITDPEEKRLMDTWVSDTHGFAEDGVNQVVASIQSNQWAAAETTLLNEVNPLYNKGQDDSKAITDYLQKRALDSTSKTNSDVAEMSYILWGIIILSVSLAVIIGWKIIRSISVPLRHAIEVAQRVAAGDLRMDRDVAVKRHDEIGELLVALNDMNSNLSTIVGEVRVGTESIASASAQIAAGNLDLSNRTEAQAGSLEETASAMEELTSTVKQNADNARQANQLAETASQVASKGGAVVSDVVNTMSEINDSARKIADIIGVIDGIAFQTNILALNAAVEAARAGEQGRGFAVVATEVRSLAQRSAAAAKEIKALIDDSVDKVEQGNKQAAQAGSTMNEVVNSVQRVTDIMSEISAASREQSQGIEEVNNAITQMDETTQQNAALVEQAAAAAKSLQDQAGNLEGLVNQFQLEDSGRRLNSKRAPMKTVQNSHVPARQTKLANKPSASVSKKIVAKSTSNEGWEEF
- a CDS encoding methyl-accepting chemotaxis protein — protein: MIVIALLAFSGWEYAMTATIVLLLVGAIFGFLIGIVFVRSITTPMRAAIAVTNQIAKGDLSVAIDFHGKDGLGRLFDALRDMRTNLQALIVDVRSGVVSISSASSEIAAGNLDLSNRTEAQAGSLEETASAMEELTSTVKQNADNARQANQLAETASQVASKGGAVVSDVVNTMGEINQSARKIADIIGVIDGIAFQTNILALNAAVEAARAGEQGRGFAVVATEVRSLAQRSAAAAKEIKALIDDSVDKVEQGNKQAAQAGSTMDEVVNSVQRVTDIMSEISAASREQSQGIEEVNNAITQMDETTQQNAALVEQAAAAAKSLQDQAGHLEELVNQFQLTSTSSHSRLGSSPKNITPRPGQLHQNHGHKHLPAASTPFDINTAIAAHGEWKNKLRTAILQKTEVDAATLSADNCCGLGKWLYGEGKSQFGRLPEFDKVVSAHAQFHKEAGKVAYMINAEDYAKATKALDSGTAYAKASNNVSTAIMALRRSAGI
- a CDS encoding chemotaxis protein, which codes for MKSVQQEIDERTNLTGSNKFELLLFQLGKDAISGRSELFGINVFKIREIVAMPAITAVAGAPQHMLGIINLRGQVITVYDLPAIVNRVPETGLNIMLVTEFARTTQAFAVESVEDIARLDWGQVLSAEANCADGMVTSIARLDGDVDNSRLVQVLDVETILRRLTGDDEDAVNPATIGPQIQLKPGKILLAADDSVVARSMIEQGLAAMGIPFVMTKSGKEAWDMLAAIAKQAEAEGHTVQDKVALVLTDLEMPEMDGFTLTRNIKQDKRFRNIPVVIHSSLTGTANEDHVKNVGADGYVAKFVAEELAATIREILAKYN
- a CDS encoding chemotaxis protein CheW, with the protein product MQENTLEIDKTAVVTQEFLAFTLGDEEYGIDILKVQELRGYEPPTRIANVPNFIKGVINLRGLIIPIVDMRLKFGLGDASYEDTTVVVILNFHGRIVGMVVDSVSDVTTLAPDQIRPAPAMTSSLDEEYLIGLGALDERMLILIDIEKLMASDEMGLVD